In Daucus carota subsp. sativus chromosome 4, DH1 v3.0, whole genome shotgun sequence, one DNA window encodes the following:
- the LOC108216129 gene encoding zinc finger A20 and AN1 domain-containing stress-associated protein 4 — protein MAEEHGCRAPEGHRLCANNCGFFGSPATQNFCSKCYRDISMKIEQENSAKSAVENSLFPAAAAEPSSNAVVSVPENSDHVRISEVAAEAGTAAVVKPNKCVACRKRVGLMGFTCRCGITFCGTHRYPEQHGCTFDFKAAGREAIAKENPVIKAEKLAKI, from the coding sequence ATGGCAGAAGAGCATGGATGTCGAGCTCCAGAAGGCCACCGTCTTTGCGCCAACAACTGCGGTTTTTTCGGCAGCCCAGCCACCCAGAATTTCTGTTCTAAATGTTATCGTGACATCTCCATGAAAATTGAGCAAGAAAACTCAGCCAAATCCGCCGTAGAGAACTCCCTTTTTCCGGCGGCGGCGGCGGAACCGTCGTCCAACGCCGTCGTGTCGGTACCGGAGAATTCCGACCATGTACGGATATCCGAGGTGGCGGCTGAGGCGGGGACGGCGGCTGTCGTGAAGCCAAACAAGTGCGTGGCGTGCAGGAAACGGGTCGGGTTAATGGGTTTTACGTGTCGGTGCGGGATTACGTTTTGCGGGACCCATAGGTACCCGGAACAACATGGGTGTACGTTCGATTTCAAGGCGGCTGGGAGAGAAGCTATTGCTAAGGAAAATCCAGTAATTAAGGCCGAGAAATTGGCGAAAATCTGA
- the LOC108216642 gene encoding cytochrome P450 94C1, protein MEFEASWLLQLLRSPLSLLIFPLIILFVSLLYLVKPRVYCKCDICQTYLTSSWRLQFHNLCDWYAHLLRNSPTKTIHIHVLRNTITANPANVEYMLTTKFDNYPKGKSFSTILGDLLGRGIFNVDGESWRFQRKIASLELGRASIRSYAFQVASNEIQTRLVPLLSSFVGKEKRGGSLDLQDVFRRFSFDNICRFSFGLDTKCLELSFPESEYAASLDLASRLSAERALAASPFVWKIKRLLSIGSEKKLKECIKMINKLAQEVIQQKRKEGFSDDQDLLSRFMGTIDDDTYLGDVIVSFVLAGRDTVSSALTSLFWLLAHHPLVVSAIRDEADRVIGTNQEPTKNMEQMSELHYLQATVYESMRLFPPVQFDSKFCLNDDVLPDKTFVKSGTRVTYHPYAMGRMPEIWGPDCLEFKPERWLQDGVFVQVNPYKYPVFQAGLRVCLGKEMALMELKSVALSLVRRFHFDLALPSHEMTPRFSPGLTAAFSGGLPVFVRKI, encoded by the coding sequence ATGGAGTTTGAAGCTTCCTGGTTGTTGCAGCTCCTTCGTAGCCCATTGTCCTTGCTTATCTTCCCTCTTATCATACTTTTTGTCTCCCTTTTGTACTTGGTCAAACCAAGAGTTTATTGCAAGTGTGATATTTGTCAGACTTATTTAACCTCAAGTTGGAGACTGCAGTTCCATAATCTCTGTGATTGGTACGCTCATCTCCTCCGAAACTCCCCTACTAAAACCATACATATACATGTTCTCAGGAACACCATCACTGCGAACCCCGCTAACGTTGAGTATATGCTCACaacaaaatttgataattacCCGAAAGGAAAATCGTTTTCGACAATTTTGGGTGATCTGTTGGGTCGGGGAATATTTAACGTGGATGGGGAGTCGTGGAGGTTCCAAAGAAAAATAGCGAGCCTAGAGCTCGGGAGGGCCTCGATAAGATCTTATGCTTTTCAAGTTGCGAGTAATGAAATTCAGACTCGTCTTGTACCCCTTTTATCATCATTCGTTGGCAAGGAAAAGAGGGGTGGTTCTTTAGATTTACAAGATGTTTTTCGGAGATTTTCGTTCGATAATATTTGTAGATTTTCGTTTGGGCTGGACACCAAGTGCCTAGAGTTGTCTTTTCCTGAATCTGAGTATGCTGCATCCTTGGATCTCGCATCAAGATTGTCAGCTGAAAGAGCCTTGGCTGCGTCACCTTTCGTGTGGAAGATCAAAAGGTTGTTGAGTATAGGTAGCGAGAAGAAGCTAAAAGAGTGCATCAAAATGATCAATAAGTTGGCCCAGGAAGTGATTCAGCAGAAACGAAAAGAGGGCTTTTCAGATGATCAAGATTTGCTGTCAAGATTCATGGGGACGATAGATGATGATACATACCTAGGAGATGTGATAGTAAGCTTTGTTCTAGCCGGCCGTGACACGGTTTCTTCAGCTCTCACAAGCTTGTTTTGGCTATTGGCTCACCATCCATTAGTCGTTTCAGCTATTAGAGATGAAGCAGACCGAGTGATCGGAACGAATCAAGAACCAACCAAAAACATGGAGCAAATGAGTGAACTCCATTACCTACAAGCCACGGTTTACGAAAGCATGAGGCTATTCCCACCTGTGCAATTCGATTCCAAATTTTGCTTAAATGACGACGTTTTACCAGATAAAACGTTTGTTAAGAGTGGAACAAGAGTCACCTACCATCCGTACGCCATGGGCCGGATGCCTGAGATATGGGGACCCGATTGCTTAGAGTTCAAGCCAGAAAGATGGTTGCAAGATGGAGTTTTTGTTCAGGTGAACCCTTACAAGTACCCTGTTTTTCAAGCCGGGCTCAGGGTCTGTCTGGGAAAAGAAATGGCTCTGATGGAGCTAAAAAGTGTGGCCTTGTCACTCGTGAGGCGATTTCATTTCGACTTGGCTTTGCCATCTCACGAAATGACGCCCCGGTTTTCTCCAGGCCTCACAGCAGCTTTCAGTGGTGGATTACCGGTTTTTGTTCGTAAAATATGA